From the genome of Amycolatopsis granulosa:
AGATCCACGGTCTGGGCCATGGAGGTTAGGCTAACCTACTGAGCTGGCGAACGATACGCACCGCGCCTACCTTGACAGGGTGTTCGACGTCACGGACCTGACTCGCGTCGCGCCGGTGCTCGACTCGCGCGCCGTCACGTTCGAAAACCCCACCGGCGAACGGGGCGCGGGTGGCCGGGCCGGCGGCGGACGCAAGGGCGCCCCCAGCCGGGTGATCGAGGGCGGTGAACGGGTCACCCTGGCCGACCTCGCCGGCCCGGGCACCATCCGGCACATCTGGATGACCTTCCCGCCGGACCGGCCGGCCCGGATGCGTGCCGTGCACCTCGAGGTCCGCTACGGCGGCCTGTCGTATCCCAGTGTTTCGGTGCCCTGCCTGGACTTCTTCGGTTCGCCGCACGGCCGCCCGGTCGCCTACGCCAGCGCGTTGACCAGCATGCCCGAAGCCCGCGGGTTCAACAGCTACCTCCCGATGGCCTTCGGTGAGCGCATCCGCATCGACCTGGTCAACGGCAACCCGGACCCGATCGTCCTGTACTTCCAGATCGACTACACACTCGGCGAATCGGCGTCCGGGCGCCTGCACGTCAGCTTCCGCCGGGAGAACCCGACCGTGTCGAAACGGGATTTCGTGGTGACCGACGGTCTGCACGGCCCGGGCCGGTTCCTCGGCTGGGTGGGCGGCGTGCGGCCGATCGACGGCGGCCAGTGGTACGGCGAGGGCGAGGTGAAGGTCTACCGCGACGGCGACCGGGAGTTCCCCACGATCTGCGGGACCGGGCTGGAGGACTACGTCGGATCGGCCTGGGGGATGGGGCCGCACGCGGGGTTGTACTCGGGTGCGCCGCTGGAGGTGCCCGGCCGCGGGCCGATCCCCAGGTTCGTCGGGTTCTACCGCTGGCACGTGCTCGACCCGATCATGTTCAGCACCGACCTGCGGGTGACGCTGCAACAGATCGGCGCCGACCGGGGCGGGCTCGTCGAGCGGGTCGACGACTACTGCGCGGCCGCGTTCACCGTGTGCGAGAACGCCCAGCCGGTGCCGCCGGTGGACGTCGCCGCGGTCATCGCGGATCTGGAGTGACCTACCGGGACTGTTCGCCGACCACCACGACCGCGTCGCGCAGCGCCGCGCGCAGCCGGCCGACGTCGAGCGGTTCGAGCACCGCGGCTTCACCCGGCGGTGCCACCAGGACCACCCGGCCGCTGCTCACCAACACCGTCAGGTCCCGCCGGCGCCCGGCCAGGTCCCGGCAGCTGATCGACCATTCGTCTCGAGCCGCCACGTCCGTCGCCTTCCCTCGGTGGTGGTGCGGATGATTAGGGGACGACTCCGGGCGCGGCGTGTGACGCGGTGGCGCGGAAAAAGTGTCCGCAGTAGCGTCGGGTGACTTGGTTCACTCTGTTGGGAGGGCACATGTCCGAGCCGAAGCGGATCGTGATCGTCGGGGCCGGTCTCGCCGGCGCCTCGGCCGCGGCCGCGCTGCGGGACAACGGCTACGACGGCGAAATCGCCGTTCTCGGCGCCGAGGCCCACCGGCCCTACGAGCTGCCGCCGCTGTCGAAGCGGGTCCTGCTGGGCCAGTCGGACGAGCCGGACTGGGTGCGGGACGCGGACTTCTACCCCGGGCACGACATCGACCTGCGGCTGGGCACGAGCGCGACACGCGTGGAGCTGGGCGCGCGGGTGGTGCAGGACGCGCGCGGCGGGCGGCACTCCTACGACCGGTTGCTGCTGGCGACCGGTTCGCAGCCGCGGACACTGCCCGTGCGCGGGGTGGACCTGCCGGGCGTGTACTCACTGCGCACCCTCGATGACGCGCTCGCGCTGCGGTCGGCGTTCGCGGGTTCGCCACGGGTGGTCGTGGTCGGTACGGGCTGGATCGGGACGGAGGCCGCGGCCGCGGCCCGGCTGCAGGGCGCCGAGGTGACGATGGTCGACGTGCTGCCCGGCCCGCTGTGGGTGCTCGGGCCGGAGATCAGCGAGGTGTTCGCCGGCCTGCACACCGAGCACGGCGTGCAGTGGCGGCTGGGCAGCGGGATCACCGAGCTGACCGGCGGTCCGGGCGGGGTCGCCGGGGTGCGGCTGGCCGACGGGAGCGAGCTGCCGGCGGACGTGGTGCTGGTCGCCGTCGGCGCGGTGCCGCGCGTCGATCTCGCGCACGCGGCGGGACTGGAACTGGCCGACGAGGGCGGGATCGCGGTCGACGCGTCGCTGCGCACGTCGGCGCCGGACGTGTACGCGGCCGGGGACATCGCGGCGCAGTGGCACCCCCGTTACGGGCGCCGCGTCCGCGTCGAGCACTGGGCGAACGCGAAGAACCAGGGCGCGCACGTGGCACTGAACCTGGCCGGCGGCCAGGAGCAGTACACGCGCTCCCCGTACTTCTTCACCGACCAGTACGACCTGGGCTGCGAGTACCGCGGGCTGGCCGACCCGTCCCGCGACGAGCTGGTGGTCCGCGGTGACCTGGGCAAACGTGAGTTCACCGCGTTCTGGCTGCGCGACGGCCGGGTCCAGGCGGCGATGAACGTGAACATGTGGGACGACGGCGATGCGCTGCAGGCGCTGGTCGACGGCGAGGCGAGGGTGACGCCGGAGCAGTTGCGCGACTCCGACCTCGCCACGCTCACCTGACGACCGCCGCGAGCGGCGAACACGCCGCGCGGAGCGTGTTGGCCGCTGCGGGAGCCGTGTTTGCTGTTCCGGGCGCCGTGTTGGCCGGTCCGGGCGCGGTGTTGGCTGGCGCGGGCGGTGAGTTTGCTGGTCCGGATGCCGGGCGCGGCCGCGAGCCCGCGTCAGCCGCTCACGCGGATGCGGACGACGGAGCTCACGCGAGTGTGGGCGACGCAGCTCACGTAGGTGTGGGTGAGGTGTGCGTGGCGGCGCGGTAGTGGACGATCACCCACGTGGGGTGCTCGTGGTTCCGCGCCGCGCCACCTGCTCGGCTGAAACGCGCTCGCGTACCACTCGTTCGGACCAATCTGCCCCTACCCTCTTGTGGTGACACACGGAGCGGCCAGGCGGGGCCGCGTCGCCAGTTGCCCGGATCCGGCGGCCGGTCCGGTGGCCGCGTTCGCGCATCGGCTGTGGACCCTCAAGCGCGCCGCCGGGGACCCCTCCTACGACCGGATGCGCACCGAACTGGGCGCGCTCGCGTCGAAGTCGGCGCTGTCGGCGGCCGCGCGCGGTCAGCGCCTGCCCTCGTGGGACACGACGTGGGAGTTCGTGCGCGTCCTCGCGGTCGGCGTCCTCGGCGAACCCGAGGACGAGGCCCGCGCCTGCTGGCGCGCCGCCTGGGAGCGGGCCCGGGACGGCGAGACGTCACCGGTTCCGGCGCCGCGGCGCGGGGGACGGGTGGCGGTGCTCGCCGTGGCGGTGGCCGTCGTGCTCGGGCTCGGCGTGGTCACGGCCGTCGCCATGCTCCGCGCGACCGGGCCGTCGGCCACCCCGCCCGCGCCGACCGGGCCCGCCATGACCGGGCCCGCCATGACCGGGCCCGCCATGACCGGGTCCGTTGTGGCCGACGTGCCGCCGCCGGCGCTCGCCCTGGCGCCGCTGGTGCCGGGCGACGCGTCGGAGTTCGGCGGCGACGTCACGGTGCCCGACGGCACGCAGGTGCCCGCCGGTGGGCGGTTCGTCAAGACCTGGGAGTTGCGCAACACGGGCACCGTCCCGTGGGTGGACCGGTCGCTGCGCCGCGAGGGCGCCTTCGGTCCGGGTGACGGGTGCCGGACCCCCGCGGACGTGCCCGTCCCGGAGACCCGGCCCGGTCAGGTCGTGCGTGTCTCGGTGGAGGTGCGCGCGCCGGACGAGCCCGGGTACTGCCAGGTGTACTTCAAGATGGTCGACCGCGCGGGCCGCGTGCTCCTGCCCGGCACCCGGGCGGTCTACTTCTTCGTCCAGGTGGTTGGCTGATTCGGCTACCGGCTCCGGTGGCCAAAGCGCTGAACTGCGAGAACATCGGAATTTGGCTACCGGCCAAGCCGTGGTCGTCCGCGAGCTTCCGTCAGTGGTCCAGACCTCTCTAGCGTCGTCGGCACCAGCTCGATCCGGCGAAGGAGATCCCCGATGCGGAACTCGATCAGAACCCTGGCGGCCGCGCTGCCCCTCGCGGTGGCCCTCCCGCTGCTCGCGACGCCCACCGCGTCGGCGGTCACCAACGTGTGCGTCGGCGGCCCGCTCATGGGTGGCCAGACGACCACCATCGGGTTGGCCGCCGACCAGGCCATCGACATCAACGTGCACAACCACGACTGGCGCGGTCTGGCGCTCGTCATCCGCGACGTGCGGTGGGGCAACCAGCTGTGGAAGGGCGTCGTCGCGCCCGGCGGCGACCAGAACGTGCACACCGACGTCTTCGGTGAGCCGCCGATCGGTTACGAGATCGCGTTCGAGGTGACCTCGAACCTCAGCAACAACTACACCTTCGCCATCTCGTCGACCCGCTGCTACTGAGAGGACCTGGCATGCGCACCCTCCTGCTCGCGGCCGTCGCCGCCACCGCTGCCGCGACCGCCGCCGCACTGCCCGCCGCGGCCGCGGCCACCCCGGCTCCCGCGGCGCCCGTCGCGGCGGCCAAGGACGTCATCACCACCTGCGGCCCGGGCTACTCGGGCTACATCCGCCGCCCCGCCAAGGACGCGTTGTGCCTGCGGCCCGGCACCCGCACCTGGAGCAGCTTCCAGGCGTTCGAGTGCCGCGGGAACCTCACCGTCTACTTCGCCAACGGCAGGTGGGTCGAGTGCGGTTCGGGGATCGACTTCGACTACAACGGCGGGGTCGTCAAGACCGTGGCCCGCTGAGCGTTCCGGCCCCCGGGGCGACCCGGGGGCCGGGCGACCGGGTCAGCGTCGCGAACACCAGCAGCGCCACCACCGCGAACGCGGCCATCACCAGCCCCATCGGCACGGCGCTCGCCGCGCCACCGATGCTCACCAGCGGCGTCGCGAGGCCGCCCACCACGAACTGCATCACCCCGAGCAGCGCCGACGCCGCCCCGGCGTTGTGCGGGTGTTCGGCCAGTGCGAGCGACGACGCGTTCGGCATCACCAGCCCGATGCTGGACACCATCACCAGCAGCGGGACCAGCAGCACCCCCAGTGGCAGGCCGGTCAGCGCCGCCACGAGCACCCCGATGCCGCCCACGGCCGAGGCGCACAGCCCCACCGTCAGCAGCGCCCGCTCCCGGAACCGGCCCACGATCCGCCCGTTGACCTGCCCGGCGATCACGATGCCCAGCCCGTTGGCGCCGAAGACCAGGCTGTACTCCTGCGGGCTCAGCCCGTAGACCTCCTGCAGCACGAACGACGACGCCGAGATGTAGGCGAACAACCCGGCGAACATCAGCCCGGCCGACAGCGCGTACCCGATGAACGAGCGGTCCCGCAGCAGCCGCCCGTATCCCCGCAGCGTCCCGCCGATGCGGGCCGGGCGCCGGCGCTCCGCGGGCAGTGTCTCGGGCAGCGCCAGCGCGGCGGCGAGCAGCAGGGCGGCGCCGAAGAGGGTCAGCACCACGAACACCCCGCGCCACGACGGCAGCCGCAGCACCTGCCCGCCGATCACCGGCGCCAGGATCGGCCCCAGCCCGCTGACCAGCATCAACATCGAGAAGAACTTCGTCATCGCGGTGCCGGCGAACAGGTCGCGCACGCATGCCCGGGCGATCACCATCCCGGCCGCGGCACCCAGCGCCTGCACCGCGCGGCCGGCGATCAGCAGCTCGGCCGACGGGCTCAGCGCGCACAGCACCGACGCCACCGCGTACAGCGCGAGTCCGGCCAGCAGCGGGCGGCGGCGGCCGAGCGAGTCCGACAGCGGTCCGGCGACCAGCTGCCCGATCGCCAGGCCGATGATGAACGCGGTCAGCGTGAGTTGCAGGGTCGGCGCGGAGCTGTGCAGGTCGTCCGCCATCCGGGGGAGGGCGGGCAGGTACATGTCGATCGACAGGGGCGCGAACGCGGACAGGCCGCCGAGGATGAGCGCGTAGCGCAGGGTGCCCGGTGTCCGCCTGACCTTCGCCGGTGCCGTGACCGCTGCCGTGCTCAATGCGCCTCCACTCGACGAGATCAACCCGGCAACTCGAACACCGTCCGGGCCGCCGGAATTCCCCCGTGTGGCCCGGACCACCCGGGTGGTCCACAGTGGATGGTCGTGCGATCAGCGGCTCGCCGGCGAGGAGGCCGGGTCGAGTGCGACGGGCATCACCAGCGTGGTGAACGAGCCCTGGTCGGCCGAGCGCACCCGGGTGACCTGCAGCGGCCCGGCGAACTCGAGGAGCACGTCCGGACCGACGCTCGCCTCCAGCGCGGCGCCCAGCACGGCCGGGTCGAACCCGATGCGCAGCTCGCCGCCCCCGATCGCGGGCAGCGCGGTGCCGCCGGCGGTCAGCCGGTCCGGGCCGAGGAGGAGCTCGGCCGGGCCGGAGCCGGGCAGCGCGTCCCGCAGCGCGACGCGGTCGACGACGACCCGCTGGTCCGGGACGGGTAGCGCGTCGAGCAGAGCGCGGTAGGCGGGGAACTCGTCGTCCAGCAGGGTCAGCGGCCGCGACTCGCCGTGCGCGTGGAGGGCTCCGTCGGCGAGGGTCACCTCGTCGTGGCGCGCGACCCACGGGCCGAGCGCGGCCAGTTCGCGGGCGGGCACCACGAACCGGCCCGTGCCGCCGTGCGACGGGTGCAGGACGCGCAGCGCGAGCCGGTACCGGTCGGTCGCGACGAGGCGGACCTCGTCGCCGTCGGCCTCGATCAGCACGAAGTCCAGCGGCGCCCCGGCGGCGGGAGCGACCTGGCGGATCGCGCTCGACAGGTCGAGGCCGGGCAGCCGGACCGGCCCGGGCAGCAGCCGTCCGACCGCCTCGGTGGCGGCGCGGAAGTCCTCCCGCAGCCGTCGCTGGTGCGCCTGCAGGACCGCGCGCGCTTCCGCCGGCGGCCCGTCGAGCACGGTCGTGACCTGCGCCAGCGGCAGCCCGGCCGCCCGCAGCTCGCGGAGCCGCACGGCGCGGCCGACCTGGTCCTCCCGGTAGTACCGGTAGCCGGTGACCTCGTCGACCCGCGCCGGCGTGAGCACCCCGCAGTCGTCGTAGAAGCGCAGCGCGCTCGGCGTGAGCCCGGCGCGCCGGGCGAAGGCGCTGATGGTCAGCATGCCGTCGATTCTGCGGCTTCGAGCGGGTCGAAGGTCAACGGCCCCGGCGGCGATGTGGCCCGCTCAGCAGCGGTTCAGCATGTCCGTCAGCGCGGACTGCTCGGCCGTGGTCACGCTGAGCTGGTAGTAGTGCTTGACCGCGATCCAGTCGGTCGCGTACGTGCACCAGAAGGACTCCAGCGGCGGCCGCCACTCGTCCGGGGCCTTGTCGCTCTTGGACTGGTTGACGTTGTCCGTCACCGCCCACAACTGCGGCCGCACCAGGTCGTTCGCGAACGCCTCGCGCTGCGCCTGGGTCCAGGCCGAGGCGCCGCTGACCCAGCTCTGCGCGAGCGGCACCATGTGGTCGATGTCCACATCGGACGCCTTGGTCCAGGTCGCGCCGTCGTAGGGGCTGACCCAGGTGCCGGAGACCGGCGAGCAGTCCTTGTCGACCACCACGTCGGTGCCCGCCCGTTTGAGCACCTCCTCGCGGGTGTTGCAGGTGCCTTCGACCGTGTCCCAGTGCGGGAACTTCTCCCGCGAATACCCGTTGAGCGTCCCGCGCGGCTTGACCTGCAGCTCCGCGAGCTGCTGCCGCGCCACGCCCGGGTCGGTCCCCGGGGCCGCCCGCGACGGGGGCACCGGCCCCGGCCGCCACACCACCGCCAGAACCGCCACCGCCACCGCCACGACCAACGGCACCCACACCCGAGCCTTCACGCCGGTGAGGGTAAGCGATCGACTACCGGGGGTACGCTGCTTTCTCCGGCGTGTCGACCCGGGGTGATGAGGAGGTGCGCGTGGCCGAGCGGTTCGGTGGCTACCAGAACGAGATCTACCTGCACGGTCTCGGCGGGACGGCACCGCCGTTCACGACCGATCCGACGCGGCTGGCGGAGTCGGCCCGCGAGGTGATGACCCCCCAGGCGTACGACTACGTCGCGGGCGGCGCGGGCTCGGGCGCGACGATGGCGGCCAACCGCGCGGCGTTCGACCGCTGGCGGCTGGTGCCGCGCATGCTCACCGACGCCACCCGCCGCGACACCGCCGCCACGGTGCTCGGCACGGAACTGCCCGCGCCGGTGCTGCTCGCCCCGGTCGGGGTGCAGTCGATCGTGCACCCGGACGCGGAACTGGCCACCGCCCGCGCCGCCGCGGCGCTGGGCCTGCCGATGATCCTGTCCACCGCATCGTCCCGCACCATCGAGGAGGTCGCCGCCGCCTCCGGCGACGGGCCGCGCTGGTTCCAGCTCTACTGGCCCGCCGACTCCGACGTCACCGCGAGCCTGCTGAACCGCGCGCAGAAGGCCGGCTACACCACGCTCGTGGTCACCCTCGACACCTGGACGCTGGCGTGGCGGCCGCGCGACCTCGACCGCGCCTACCTGCCGTTCCTCACCGGTGAGGGCCTGGCCACGCCGCTGTCCGACCCCGCCTTCCGCGCGCTGCTCGACTCCGCGCCCGAGGACGACCTGCCGTCGGCGGTCCTGCGCTGGGTGTCGCTGTTCACCGGTACCGATCACAGCTGGAGCCAGCTGCCGTTCCTGCGCGAGCACTGGGACGGCCCGATCGTGCTGAAGGGCATCCAGCACGTCGACGACGCCCGCCGCGCGGTGGATGCTGGCGTGGACGGGATCGTGGTCTCCAACCACGGCGGCCGCCAGGTCGACGGCGCGATCGCGTCGCTGGAGGCGCTGCCACCGATCGTGCGCGCGGTCGGCGACCGCATCGAGGTGCTGTTCGACTCCGGCGTGCGCACCGGCGCGGACATCCTCAAGGCACTGGCGCTGGGCGCGACGGCCGTGCTCGTGGGGCGGCCCTGGGTGTACGGGCTGGGCCACGCGGGCGAGGACGGTGTGCGGCACGTGCTGCGCGGCCTGCTCGCGGACCTCGACCTCAGCCTGGCGCTCACCGGGCACCGCACGATCGGCGAGCTGGGACCGGACTCGCTGCGGCGGTCCTGATCACGGGATATTCGCGGGCCCCCCGGATCGCGCGGAGCTATCCTGGAGGCCGTATGTCTACGCGATCCCCCCTCGACGACCTCCGGGCCCGCCTGCCCGGTTTGATGCTGCGCGACGAACACCGGTTGCGCCGCCGGCTCGACGGTGCCCGCCGGGCGCGCGACCGTGATCGCGTGACGCGGGAGATCGCGGCCGACATCGAGGCCGCCGAGGCCCGCGTGCAGCGCCGCCGCCCCCCGGAGATCCGCTATCCGGAAGAGCTGCCGGTCAGCCGGCGCAAGGACGACATCGCCGCCGCGATCCGCGACCACCAGGTCGTGATCGTGGCGGGGGAGACCGGCTCGGGCAAGACCACCCAGCTGCCGAAGATCTGCCTCGAACTGGGCCTGGGCGTGCGCGGGCAGATCGGCCACACGCAGCCGCGGCGCCTCGCCGCGCGCACGGTCGCGGAACGGATCGCCGAGGAGCTCGGGACCGAGCTCGGCAGCACCGTCGGCTACAAGGTGCGGTTCACCGACTCCTCCGGTGACGACACCATGGTCAAGCTGATGACCGACGGCATCCTGCTCGCCGAGATCTCCAGCGACCGGATGCTGCGCCGCTATGACACGCTGATCATCGACGAGGCCCACGAGCGCAGCCTCAACATCGACTTCATCCTCGGCTACCTCAAGCAGCTCCTGCCGAAGCGGCCCGACCTGAAGGTGATCATCACCTCGGCGACCATCGACCCGGAACGGTTCGCCGCGCACTTCGGCGGGGCGCCGATCGTCGAGGTGTCCGGCCGCACCTACCCCGTCGAGGTCCGCTACCGCCCGATCGTCGATCCGGACGCCCCCGAGTCCGATCAGGACCGCGACCAGATCACCGCGATCGCCGACGCCGTCGGGGAGCTGTGCACCGAAGGCCCCGGCGACATCCTGGTGTTCCTGTCCGGTGAACGGGAGATCCGCGACACGGCCGACGCGCTGAACAAGCTCGACTTGCGGAACACCGAGGTGCTGCCGCTCTACGCGCGGCTCTCGGCGGCCGACCAGCACCGCGTGTTCAGCCGCCACAGCGGCCGCCGGATCGTGCTCGCCACCAACGTCGCCGAGACGTCGCTGACCGTGCCGGGCATCAAGTACGTCATCGACCCGGGTACGGCCCGCATCTCCCGGTACAGCCACCGCACCAAGGTGCAGCGGCTGCCCATCGAGCCGGTCTCGCAGGCGTCGGCGAACCAGCGGAAGGGGCGCTGCGGCCGCACCTCCGACGGTATCTGCATCCGGCTCTACAGCGAAGCGGATTTCCTGTCCCGGCCCGAGTTCACCGACCCGGAGATCCTGCGCACCAACCTCGCGTCGGTCATCCTGCAGATGACCTCGCTCGGGCTGGGCGACCTCGCCAAGTTCCCGTTCGTCGACCCGCCGGACCGCCGTCAGGTCACCGCGGGCGTCCAGTTGCTGCAGGAGCTCGGCGCGCTGGAGCAGTCCACTTCGGAGCGACGGCTCACCGACATCGGCCGGCGGCTCGCCCAGCTGCCGGTGGACCCGCGGCTTGGCCGGATGGTGCTGGAGGGCGCGCGCACCGGGTGCGTGCGCGAGGTGATGATCATCGCCGCCGCGCTGTCCATCCAGGACCCGCGGGAGCGGCCGGCGGACAAGCAGGAGGCCGCGGCGCAGCAGCACGCGCGCTTCGCCGACAGGACCTCGGACTTCCTGGCGTACCTGAACCTGTGGGAGTACCTGCGGGACCTGCAGAAGACGTTGTCGAACAACCAGTTCCGCAAGCGCTGCAAGGCCGAGTTCCTCAACTACCTGCGCGTGCGGGAGTGGCAGGACATCTACAGCCAGCTGCGGCAGCTCGCCAAACCGCTGGGCGTCACGCTCAACTCCGAACCGGCCGACCCGCAGCGTGTGCACACCGCGATGATCGCCGGGCTGCTCTCGCACATCGGGCTCAAGGACGTGGAGAAGGGCGACTACCTGGGTGCCCGCGGTACCCGGTTCTCGATCTTCCCCGGCTCGGCGCTGTTCAAGAAGCAGCCGCGCTGGGTGATGTCGGCCGAGCTGGTGGAGACCTCGAAGCTGTGGGGCCGGGTCAACGCGCGCGTCGAGCCGGAGTGGATCGAGCCGCTGGCGCAGCACGTCGTCAAGCGCACGTACTCCGAGCCGCACTGGGAACGCAAGCGCGGTGCGGTGGTGGCGTCGGAGCGGGTCACCCTCTACGGCGTCCCGCTCGTGGTCGGACGGAAGGTCGACTACGGCCGGATCGACCCGGAGACCTCGCGTGAGCTGTTCATCCGCCGCGCGCTGGTCGACGGCGACTGGGACACCCGCCACCGGTTCTTCACCGAGAACCGCGCCCTGCTCGACGAGGTCGAGGACCTGGAGAACCGCGCCCGGCGCCGGGACCTGCTGGTCGACGACGAGACGCTGTTCGAGTTCTACGACCAGCGCGTCGGCCCCGAGGTGGTGTCCGCGCGGCACTTCGACAGCTGGTGGAAGAAGGTCCGCGAGCAGCAGCCGGACCTGCTCAGCTTCGAAAAGGCCATGCTGCTCAACGAGGCCGCGCGGCAGGTGTCCGAATCGGACTACCCGGACACCTGGACGCAGGGCTCCCTGCGGTTCCCGCTGACCTACCAGTTCGAGCCGGGCGCCGACGCCGACGGGGTCAC
Proteins encoded in this window:
- a CDS encoding DUF2961 domain-containing protein; translated protein: MFDVTDLTRVAPVLDSRAVTFENPTGERGAGGRAGGGRKGAPSRVIEGGERVTLADLAGPGTIRHIWMTFPPDRPARMRAVHLEVRYGGLSYPSVSVPCLDFFGSPHGRPVAYASALTSMPEARGFNSYLPMAFGERIRIDLVNGNPDPIVLYFQIDYTLGESASGRLHVSFRRENPTVSKRDFVVTDGLHGPGRFLGWVGGVRPIDGGQWYGEGEVKVYRDGDREFPTICGTGLEDYVGSAWGMGPHAGLYSGAPLEVPGRGPIPRFVGFYRWHVLDPIMFSTDLRVTLQQIGADRGGLVERVDDYCAAAFTVCENAQPVPPVDVAAVIADLE
- a CDS encoding NAD(P)/FAD-dependent oxidoreductase, with translation MSEPKRIVIVGAGLAGASAAAALRDNGYDGEIAVLGAEAHRPYELPPLSKRVLLGQSDEPDWVRDADFYPGHDIDLRLGTSATRVELGARVVQDARGGRHSYDRLLLATGSQPRTLPVRGVDLPGVYSLRTLDDALALRSAFAGSPRVVVVGTGWIGTEAAAAARLQGAEVTMVDVLPGPLWVLGPEISEVFAGLHTEHGVQWRLGSGITELTGGPGGVAGVRLADGSELPADVVLVAVGAVPRVDLAHAAGLELADEGGIAVDASLRTSAPDVYAAGDIAAQWHPRYGRRVRVEHWANAKNQGAHVALNLAGGQEQYTRSPYFFTDQYDLGCEYRGLADPSRDELVVRGDLGKREFTAFWLRDGRVQAAMNVNMWDDGDALQALVDGEARVTPEQLRDSDLATLT
- a CDS encoding NBR1-Ig-like domain-containing protein is translated as MTHGAARRGRVASCPDPAAGPVAAFAHRLWTLKRAAGDPSYDRMRTELGALASKSALSAAARGQRLPSWDTTWEFVRVLAVGVLGEPEDEARACWRAAWERARDGETSPVPAPRRGGRVAVLAVAVAVVLGLGVVTAVAMLRATGPSATPPAPTGPAMTGPAMTGPAMTGSVVADVPPPALALAPLVPGDASEFGGDVTVPDGTQVPAGGRFVKTWELRNTGTVPWVDRSLRREGAFGPGDGCRTPADVPVPETRPGQVVRVSVEVRAPDEPGYCQVYFKMVDRAGRVLLPGTRAVYFFVQVVG
- a CDS encoding Bcr/CflA family multidrug efflux MFS transporter encodes the protein MSTAAVTAPAKVRRTPGTLRYALILGGLSAFAPLSIDMYLPALPRMADDLHSSAPTLQLTLTAFIIGLAIGQLVAGPLSDSLGRRRPLLAGLALYAVASVLCALSPSAELLIAGRAVQALGAAAGMVIARACVRDLFAGTAMTKFFSMLMLVSGLGPILAPVIGGQVLRLPSWRGVFVVLTLFGAALLLAAALALPETLPAERRRPARIGGTLRGYGRLLRDRSFIGYALSAGLMFAGLFAYISASSFVLQEVYGLSPQEYSLVFGANGLGIVIAGQVNGRIVGRFRERALLTVGLCASAVGGIGVLVAALTGLPLGVLLVPLLVMVSSIGLVMPNASSLALAEHPHNAGAASALLGVMQFVVGGLATPLVSIGGAASAVPMGLVMAAFAVVALLVFATLTRSPGPRVAPGAGTLSGPRS
- a CDS encoding MerR family transcriptional regulator — protein: MLTISAFARRAGLTPSALRFYDDCGVLTPARVDEVTGYRYYREDQVGRAVRLRELRAAGLPLAQVTTVLDGPPAEARAVLQAHQRRLREDFRAATEAVGRLLPGPVRLPGLDLSSAIRQVAPAAGAPLDFVLIEADGDEVRLVATDRYRLALRVLHPSHGGTGRFVVPARELAALGPWVARHDEVTLADGALHAHGESRPLTLLDDEFPAYRALLDALPVPDQRVVVDRVALRDALPGSGPAELLLGPDRLTAGGTALPAIGGGELRIGFDPAVLGAALEASVGPDVLLEFAGPLQVTRVRSADQGSFTTLVMPVALDPASSPASR
- a CDS encoding GmrSD restriction endonuclease domain-containing protein, whose protein sequence is MKARVWVPLVVAVAVAVLAVVWRPGPVPPSRAAPGTDPGVARQQLAELQVKPRGTLNGYSREKFPHWDTVEGTCNTREEVLKRAGTDVVVDKDCSPVSGTWVSPYDGATWTKASDVDIDHMVPLAQSWVSGASAWTQAQREAFANDLVRPQLWAVTDNVNQSKSDKAPDEWRPPLESFWCTYATDWIAVKHYYQLSVTTAEQSALTDMLNRC
- a CDS encoding alpha-hydroxy-acid oxidizing protein, whose amino-acid sequence is MAERFGGYQNEIYLHGLGGTAPPFTTDPTRLAESAREVMTPQAYDYVAGGAGSGATMAANRAAFDRWRLVPRMLTDATRRDTAATVLGTELPAPVLLAPVGVQSIVHPDAELATARAAAALGLPMILSTASSRTIEEVAAASGDGPRWFQLYWPADSDVTASLLNRAQKAGYTTLVVTLDTWTLAWRPRDLDRAYLPFLTGEGLATPLSDPAFRALLDSAPEDDLPSAVLRWVSLFTGTDHSWSQLPFLREHWDGPIVLKGIQHVDDARRAVDAGVDGIVVSNHGGRQVDGAIASLEALPPIVRAVGDRIEVLFDSGVRTGADILKALALGATAVLVGRPWVYGLGHAGEDGVRHVLRGLLADLDLSLALTGHRTIGELGPDSLRRS
- the hrpA gene encoding ATP-dependent RNA helicase HrpA — encoded protein: MSTRSPLDDLRARLPGLMLRDEHRLRRRLDGARRARDRDRVTREIAADIEAAEARVQRRRPPEIRYPEELPVSRRKDDIAAAIRDHQVVIVAGETGSGKTTQLPKICLELGLGVRGQIGHTQPRRLAARTVAERIAEELGTELGSTVGYKVRFTDSSGDDTMVKLMTDGILLAEISSDRMLRRYDTLIIDEAHERSLNIDFILGYLKQLLPKRPDLKVIITSATIDPERFAAHFGGAPIVEVSGRTYPVEVRYRPIVDPDAPESDQDRDQITAIADAVGELCTEGPGDILVFLSGEREIRDTADALNKLDLRNTEVLPLYARLSAADQHRVFSRHSGRRIVLATNVAETSLTVPGIKYVIDPGTARISRYSHRTKVQRLPIEPVSQASANQRKGRCGRTSDGICIRLYSEADFLSRPEFTDPEILRTNLASVILQMTSLGLGDLAKFPFVDPPDRRQVTAGVQLLQELGALEQSTSERRLTDIGRRLAQLPVDPRLGRMVLEGARTGCVREVMIIAAALSIQDPRERPADKQEAAAQQHARFADRTSDFLAYLNLWEYLRDLQKTLSNNQFRKRCKAEFLNYLRVREWQDIYSQLRQLAKPLGVTLNSEPADPQRVHTAMIAGLLSHIGLKDVEKGDYLGARGTRFSIFPGSALFKKQPRWVMSAELVETSKLWGRVNARVEPEWIEPLAQHVVKRTYSEPHWERKRGAVVASERVTLYGVPLVVGRKVDYGRIDPETSRELFIRRALVDGDWDTRHRFFTENRALLDEVEDLENRARRRDLLVDDETLFEFYDQRVGPEVVSARHFDSWWKKVREQQPDLLSFEKAMLLNEAARQVSESDYPDTWTQGSLRFPLTYQFEPGADADGVTVHIPVAVLNQVTPDGFDWQVPGLREELVTALIKSLPKQLRRNFVPAPDTAQAVLSRVAPGDGPLLDVVARELESLRGVPVPPDAWQLGAVPDHLRMTFRVVNDKRRKLAEGKDLAVLKERLSGEVRATISAAADSIEKAGLTTPAFGELPKVFAGKRRGHQVKAYPALVDEGDTVAVRMLDTPVQQRQRMWQGTRKLLRLNLPSPMKFINRSLTNQAKLALSRNPHGSVAALLEDCVDCAVDKLMADNGGPVWDEAGFGVLLEKVRGALNPAVLDVLSEVEKILAAANEVEVALAGARGPAESLADMRRQLSGLVYPGFVTATGFDRLGNVVRYLRGIGRRLEKLPSTGTKDVELMRDVEWVTGEYEAAVAALPPGVRPGPELIEVRWMIEELRVSFFAQTLGTAHPVSVKRVIRALDEAA